ATTCACCGCACCGTTCACATCTGCGTTTATCGTCGTTTCGCACGACGAACAGACGTACAACCCACGCTCCACGCGGTTGCTGTCACGAACCTGCCCGCAACACGAACACGTCTTGCTGGTGTTTTCCCCGTCTACTCGGTCAACGAGGATACCGTGTTCCTCCGCCTTGTATTCAAGTAGACGGGAGAATCGGTCGAACTCCCATCCGTGGAGTTTCTTGTTCCCCGACTGGCCCCAGTTCCGCGAGTCGCCGTTCTCGTCTTCGCGGATGTCGCTGAGGTCGCCAACCGCTATCTTCTCCACGCCTTCTTCGACACATCTCTCAACGATGTGTTTCGAGAGCGTGTGGAGGAAGTGGTCTTTGCGTCGGGAGAGTTTCCGGCGAGCCTTCAGCGCACGCTTCGACGGCCCGTTCTCGCCTTCGGTCTGGTACTCCTCACGGGTGAAGTAGTGTTTGTCCTCTTTCAGTACGTTCCCCGGATACAACTCACTCGCTCCCTCTTCGTAGTCGATAGCGAGGTAGTTGCCGATACCGAGGTCGATACCAGCCGTGTTGTCGCCGGGTGCATCCTCGACAGGAATCTCTTTCTTGCAGACGAGGTGCAGTTCCCACTCGTCGCCGTTCCAGACGGCACGTACCTGCTGGATGTTCTCGACTTCTACGTCAGGACGCGTTTCATACTCAGCGAGGATGAAGTCCGACCATCCGTCTTTCAGATTCCAGCCTTTCGAGAGACGAACACGGTTGTGCTTGTCGTCGTGTTTGATGCCTTCCTGCTTCCACGTCACGGTGGAGCGCGGGTGGTCGTCGCCACGCTTTCGGTAGCCCGGTGGATTGTTGCCCTCGTCGGAGTTGTACCAGCCGGTGAACGCCTCAGCAAGTTCTTCGAGAACTCGCTGACTTGACTGAGAATGCAGGTCACTGTAGCGTTCGTGGTCTTTCAACTCCGATTTGAGCTCGGCTTCGTCGGGTATCTTACCGTCTTCGTCCCACCGTTGTTGGACGTAGTAGTGTCCGACGTTCCACAGTTTGGATGCGGAGAACCCGCACTGGTTGAGATCGTCACGAACCTGACTATGGTTCGTGATGCGTGCGACGTAGGTGCGGGTCGTCTTTGAGTATCCGGCTCCATCTACCTAGAGTATCACTTTCAGATACTGTTTCTGGTACAGAGAGATTCGGTATCGATCGGGCGGGATCGACCATCTATCAGTAGGACCACCAAGCCGATTTGCAGCCGATAGTTGGGAACCGGCCGGATCACGTTGCGCTCGACGAGACGGTGATATCTGTTATCCGCGTTTTTCGTCGATTCAGCACCGTGGCTCGAAACTACGCTTCACGACCGTGGACTCCGATTTCGATACGAAAACATGGAACTCAGGACGCTATCGAACGTCTCTTTCAGGAGACAAAACGACGCACCTCTCAGTGTCAGGGATAACCGATCGACGTCCGAGGAAACGTCAACAAATCAGTAAAATTTTGGTATCGAGGAGTCCTCCGTCCGTCGTTCACCCGGATCTACTCCATCCATTTGTCATTATAAATAAATGATTCATGAGAGAACCCAAAGATTCGGCAGCAAACACCAATAGTCGGTAGCGATCATTAACGTTCACACGTGATGAAAGTCTGGTAAAATATTAATATAGTAAAGATAGTCACGATGGGATGAGTGCGGTTCCACGACTGTGCGTTCAGTGAACACCGGCCGTGGGCTGCCCTAGCGATCATACTATCATCATGAGCGACTCACAGAAACGGGAGACGGAGACCGAACAGACACCTCGCGGTCGGCTCTCGCCGACGCGACGGAAGTTCCTGCAGGCGACCGGGATGGCCGCGCTAGTGACCGGGGTCGGCACCCAGTCCGGCGCCGCGGCACTGTCCGATGGACCGGGCGGCCCCGGCCGTATCTCGAACCTCGCGGCGTACCTAGAAGACCCCGAAATGGTCGCGGAGAACGTCGAGCCGACTCACGTCACCACCGCGGTTCCCTACGGGTCGGTGCGGGCGGCCCGTCAGGCGGACGAGCCGTTCACGGAACTCGAGTCGCGGTTCGCCGAGTCCGAGTACGTCCGGCTACTCAACGGCGAGTGGCGGTTCGCGTTCCACGAGGCCCCCACCGAACTCCCCGACTCGTACGATGACCTCGCGGCCGACGACTGGGGATCGATCGACGTTCCCGGCGTCTGGCAGACCCAAGGGTACGGCCAGCGAATCTACGCGAACAACTCGATCACGTGGCAACACTACGATCCGGGACAAGAGGGCGACCTCACGCCAAGCGAAGACGGTACGGTCGACGTCCCCGGCGTCGGCGACGACGGGATCGACCCCGTCGGGACCTATCGGCGGACGTTCTCGGTGCCGAGAGACTGGGACGGCCGACAGATGTTCCTCCACTTCGAGGCCGTCAAGCAGGCCTTCTTCGTCTGGATCGACGGCGAGTACGTCGGCTTCCGGACGGGGTCGATGACGCCCGCCGAGTTCGACGTCACCGACCACGTCGAAGCCGGCGGCGACCACGAGGTCACGGTGCAGGTGTACCGCTGGAGCGACAGCGAAGCCCTGGAGACGATCGACATGTTCCGGTACGCCGGCATCTTCAGGAGCGTTTACCTGTTCGCGACGCCGACGGTCCACCTCCGGGACTTCTACGCGCGGACCGACCTCGACGACGACTACGAGGACGGCCGCCTCCGGATCGACGCCGAGATCGCGAACTACGGCGACGCTCCGGCGGGGAAGTACACCGTCCGCGCGCACCTCTACGAGACCGATCGAACGAAGCCGGGTCGCGGTCCGCCCCGCGGGAAGGGGAAAGAGAACGCGGCGGCGAAGGGCAATGGGAAAAAGAAGGGCCACGGCAAGAAGAAAAAGAACGGCCGCGGCCCGGGCGACAACCCGCCGCGCGGTCGCAAGGTGACGACAGTCGAGGCGACCGCGACCGTCGACGAGGACGGCGCCGTCGTCACTCTCGAGGCCGACGTCGACGACCCCGCGAAATGGTCGGCTGAGCATCCGAACCTCTACCAGCTCGCGCTGGAACTCGTCGACGCTCGTGGCGAGACGACCGAGGCGATGCTCGAGAAGGTCGGCTTCCGCACCTACGAGACGACCCGTGGTCAGCAGGGCGCCGAAGTCCTGGTCAACGGCGAGCCGGTCGACATCCAGGGCGTGAACCGCCACGAGACCGATCCCGACTTCGGGCGGACGGTGCCGGTAGATCGGGTCCGGGAGGACATCGAGACGATGCAGCGGTTCAACGTCAACGCGATCCGGACCTCCCACTACCCGAACGACCCGTCGATGTACCGCCTCGCGGACGAGTACGGGATCTACGTGCAAGACGAGGTCTGCGTCGAGACCCACTGGTGGGGCGAGCTGCTCGAGCACACCGAGGCCTACCACGACCAGGCAGTCGAGCAGTTCCGCCGGATGGTGCTCCGGGACCGCAACCACGCGTCGATCTTCAGCTGGTCGACCGGTAACGAGGCCGGCACCGGCGCCGAGCACCTGAACATGGCGTCGCTCGCGACCGACTCGGACGAGTACATCCCGGACGACACCTCCGAAGTCAGCGGCGTCGGCAACGTCGAATCGTACGACGGCTCGACGGAAGGGCTCGCGCCGGACCGGTTACTCTATCACCAGCCCAACGGCGGCGGCTGGAACGTCGAGTACAGCGACATGCTCGGGCCGCGGTACGCCGGCATCGGGACGCTGCTGTCGGTCGGCGACGGCTCCTACATCGGCGAGGGGCTCCGACCGGTCGTGATGGGCGAGTACAACCACGCGATGGGCAACAGCCTGGGGCTGGTCCACGAGATGTGGAACGAGTACATCAAACCGCCCGTCCGAGAGGCGACCGATCGGAGCGGCTCGGACAATCCGGGTTCGCTCGTCGGCTCGCCCGAGCTCATCCCCGGGCCCGACGACGAACCGGGCGACCCCGACGGCGCGGTCGTCCTCGGCGAGGGTGACGCGATCGAGATCCGACGCGACGAGAGCCTCGACGTCGACGTCGGTTTCAGCGTCGGCGCCACCGTCTCGAACGTCGACGCGGACGCCGATGCGGCGCTGGTCGACGAGGGCCGCTACTCGCTGGAACTGTCCGACGGCGAGTTCGTGCTCTCGATCGGATCCGACTCGACCTCGGCGCCGCTCCCTGAGGGCGGAATCGATGGCTGGACGACCGTCGTCGCCGTCGCGGACGACGACGAACTCCGGCTCTACGTCGACGGCGAGCAGATCGCCGCGACGAGCCACTCGGTCTCTGACCTGCCGGCGGGCGACGGGCCCGTCCGGATCGGCGTCGACGGCGACGTCAGCGTCACCGTCGACGGCGTCGGGATCTACGACCGCGCTGTGAGCGCCGACGAAGCGGGCGACGCCGACGGCACGCTCACGGACGGCGCCGTCGTCGCCTACGACTTCGGAGATCTGATCCGGGATCAGAGCCTCGTCGGCGGCTTCATCTGGGACTGGGTCAACCAGGACCTCAACGACGTCACCGAGGACGGCCAGGAGTTCCAGTTCTACCACAGCGACGGCCCCGACGGGGCGTTCTGTTTGAACGGGCTGGTCTGGTCCGATCGCGACCCCCAGCCCGAGATGTGGCAGCTCAAGCACGCCCACCAGCCGGTCGGTGTCGCGGACGCCGCCGTCGAGGACGGCGAGATCTACGTCTCGAACCGGTTCAACTTCACTACCCTCGAGGCCGTCGAGGGGTCGTGGGAGCTGACTGCGGACGACAAGACAGTCGAAACGGGCGAGCTCCACCTCGATCTCGACCCCGGCGAGACGCGCCGCATCGACGTCGGCGTCGAAGCGCCCGACGACCCCGAGCCGGGCGTCGAGTACCGCCTGACGGTCAGGTTCGCCCTGGCCGAGGAGACTGACTACGCCGACGCCGGCCACGAGGTCGCCTTCGAGCAACTGGAGGTGCCCGTCGACGCGCCCGAGCCCGCGCCCGAGAGCCTCGACGCTATGCCGTCGCTGTCGGTCGACGAGGACGATGTCGAGGTCGCAATCTCCGGCGAGGGCTTCGAGTACGTCGTCGACGCTGACGCCGGGACGCTCTCCTCGATGGAGTACGACGGCAGCGAACTGCTCGATCGCGGACCCCTGTTTAACGCCTGGCGCGCGCCGATCATGAACGAGATCCAGGCGTGGGGATCGAACCCGGCGACGACCTGGTACGACGCCGGACTCGACGACCTCTCGCACACGATCGAGTCCGTCGAGACGAGCGCTGTCGACGATTCGCTGGTCGAGGTCGAAGTCGACGGCTTCACGGCGGGGACCGAACTACCGCCGCCGCTACTGACGCCGGACGCCTCGGGCGAAGGTAACGACGGCGAGGTCGTCGGCGATCCCGACATCGTCTCAGGTCAGAGCGGTCAGGCCGTCGCGCTCGACGGCGAGTCCCAGTACGTCAACGCGGGCAACGACGCCAGCGTCGACTTCGGTGCGCCGGACTTCACGATCCAGGCGCGGTTCAAAGGCCTGCCGACGAACGGCACGCACAACCCGTTCGTCAGCAAGGGCGACCACCAGTACGCGCTGAAGGTCTCCGACAGTAATCAGCTCCAGTTCTTCGTCTATCAGAACACCTGGATCACGCTCAACGAGCCGGTGCCGTCGGACTTCGCCGAGGACGAGTGGCATACACTGACTGGGGTCGCGACCGAGAACGAACTGCAGCTGTACCTGGATGGGGAGCTACTGGGAAGCAGTAGCCACGACGCGACAAGCATCAATCAGTCGGCGTTCCCGGTGCACGTCGGTCACAACGCGGAGAACGCGAACCGGTACACCGAGACGACGATCGACGAGGTCCGGATGTACGACCGCGCGCTGTCGGCGAGCGAGATCTCGTCCGGCTTCGACGAACCGCCCGAAAGCGCGGTGCTGTGGTACGAACTGGACGAGTTCGAGGAAGGCGAGTCGACGGAGATGGGCTTCGAGACGCAGTACCGCTACCGGATCTACGGTAGCGGCGACGTGCAGATGAGCGTCGAAGCCGATCCGAACGAGCCACTGCGCAACACGGTGAGCGGCTGGCTCCCGAAAGTCGGTGTCCAGTTGGAACTGCCCGAGCGGTTCGAGGAGTTCGAGTGGTACGGCCGCGGCGAGTTAGAGACCTACCCCGACCGCAAGTGGGGCGTCCCGATCGGGCGCTACGAGGGGGCGGTCGACGAGCAGTACGTCCCATACCTGCCGCCGACGGACAACGGTAACAAGGCTCAGACGCGCTGGGCGACGCTCTCGGACGGCGATGTCTCGCTGCTCGGGATACCCGGCGACGAGGACGCGAACGTCAGCCTCGAGCAGTGGTCAAACCTCGACGAAGCCGAGCACCAGTACGAACTGGAGGAGCGCGGTTCGGTCGGGTTCAACCTCGACCACCGCGTGACCGGCGTCGGCGGGACGCCGACCGACCCGATCGAGCGCTACCAGGTCGAGGTCGAGCCGACCGCATTCAGCGTGGTACTCCGGCCGTTCGATCCCGACGAGGCGGACCCGATGGCGCTGGCGAACCGACGGCTACCCGACGCCGACGAGTAGGCACCTGGCGCCGACGCCGCGCTGTCGTGTTTTCGTTTCTCCGCCGGCCGAACGGGTAAACCGCGGTTGCACGACGCACGGAGCGTGCATCGGGTTATCGACGAGGGGGGTCGGCGTGTTCGCGGACGCCGTGCTCGTGATCTACCGTGAGGGGGTCCGCTCAGCGCCTCGACGGGCGCGCTCGCGCTCCAGTGGCGTGGCTGAGCGGTTCTCGCTTGCGGAGCGATCATACTACTGGAACCAGCGAATCCGAACAATTCCCCAGAGTTATGTTCGTCGCCGGGAACTGCAAACTGTCCAGTATGACGGATTTCACCGATAAGACGACGACCGAGATTACGACGTTTGGCGAGACGATGCTCCGGCTGTCGCCGGAACGCGGAGAGCGACTGGAGACGGCGGAGTCGCTCGACTTCCGGACGGCAGGTGCCGAGAGCAACGTCGCAATCGCGGCGAGTCGCCTCGGCGCCGATGCGGTCTGGATATCGAAGCTTCCGGAGACGTCGCTCGGTCGGCGCGTGACCACCGAAGTACGGTCGCACGGCGTTACGCCGGCGGTCACCTGGAGCGACGAGGGGAGACAGGGAGCGTACTATATCGAAGAGGGAGGAGAGCCGCGCGGGACGAACGTCATTTACGACCGGCACGACGCGGCGATAACGACGGCGGAGCCCGACGACGTGCCGATCGACGCGATTCGATCGTCGGACGTGTTCTTTACCACGGGCATCACGCCGGCGCTGTCCGAAACGCTGTACGACACGACCGGCGAACTGCTGGACGTCGACACTACGACCGCCTTCGACCTCAACTATCGAAGTAAACTCTGGTCGCGAGAGACGGCGCGGTCGGCGTACGAGGAGTTCCTCCCGAAGGTCGATCTGCTGTTCGCCCCCGAACGCGACGCGCGGTCGATTCTCGACGTCGACGGAACGGGCGAAGCGATCGCCGACGAACTCCGCACGCGGTTCGACTGTGAGCTCGTTGTCGTAACGCGGGGTTCGGACGGCGCAGTCGCGAGCACCGCCGACGGGAGCGTGAGCCAGTCCGCGTTCGACACCGAAACGCTCGATCCGATCGGAACCGGCGACGCGTTCGTCGGTGCGTTCCTCTCGCGGTACGTCCGCGACGCGTCTATTGCGGACGCGTTGACATGGGCAGCGGCGACAGCAGCGCTGAAACGAACGATCAAGGGCGATCTAGCGGTGATCACCGAAGACGAAGTCGAGGCAGTCATCGCCGAAGGGGGGTCCGAAATCGACAGGTAAGTATCCGTACCGTGGACTGCTCAATATCAGTGACATTTAGTAGGTACCGTCCGTCGGTACTCCGTATGAGTCTACAAGAGATCGAGCAGATCGTGGATAGTGGTGTAATCGGAATTCTTCGAGGCGTCGAGCCGGACGCTGCAATCGATGTCGCTTCCGCAGTCGCCGACGGCGGTGTCACGGCGCTCGAGGTAACGGCGGACACGGAGAACGTCGTGGAAACGATCGATACGCTCTCGAGTCGGTTCGACGACGTCCTCGTCGGTGCCGGAACCGTCCTGGACGCGGAAACGGCGCGGGCCGTGCAGTTGGCCGGTGCGGAGTTTCTGGTGACGCCGACCGTCGACACCGACGTCATCGAGGTAAGTA
This genomic interval from Haloterrigena sp. KLK7 contains the following:
- the kdgK1 gene encoding bifunctional 2-dehydro-3-deoxygluconokinase/2-dehydro-3-deoxygalactonokinase produces the protein MTDFTDKTTTEITTFGETMLRLSPERGERLETAESLDFRTAGAESNVAIAASRLGADAVWISKLPETSLGRRVTTEVRSHGVTPAVTWSDEGRQGAYYIEEGGEPRGTNVIYDRHDAAITTAEPDDVPIDAIRSSDVFFTTGITPALSETLYDTTGELLDVDTTTAFDLNYRSKLWSRETARSAYEEFLPKVDLLFAPERDARSILDVDGTGEAIADELRTRFDCELVVVTRGSDGAVASTADGSVSQSAFDTETLDPIGTGDAFVGAFLSRYVRDASIADALTWAAATAALKRTIKGDLAVITEDEVEAVIAEGGSEIDR
- a CDS encoding glycoside hydrolase family 2 TIM barrel-domain containing protein; this encodes MSDSQKRETETEQTPRGRLSPTRRKFLQATGMAALVTGVGTQSGAAALSDGPGGPGRISNLAAYLEDPEMVAENVEPTHVTTAVPYGSVRAARQADEPFTELESRFAESEYVRLLNGEWRFAFHEAPTELPDSYDDLAADDWGSIDVPGVWQTQGYGQRIYANNSITWQHYDPGQEGDLTPSEDGTVDVPGVGDDGIDPVGTYRRTFSVPRDWDGRQMFLHFEAVKQAFFVWIDGEYVGFRTGSMTPAEFDVTDHVEAGGDHEVTVQVYRWSDSEALETIDMFRYAGIFRSVYLFATPTVHLRDFYARTDLDDDYEDGRLRIDAEIANYGDAPAGKYTVRAHLYETDRTKPGRGPPRGKGKENAAAKGNGKKKGHGKKKKNGRGPGDNPPRGRKVTTVEATATVDEDGAVVTLEADVDDPAKWSAEHPNLYQLALELVDARGETTEAMLEKVGFRTYETTRGQQGAEVLVNGEPVDIQGVNRHETDPDFGRTVPVDRVREDIETMQRFNVNAIRTSHYPNDPSMYRLADEYGIYVQDEVCVETHWWGELLEHTEAYHDQAVEQFRRMVLRDRNHASIFSWSTGNEAGTGAEHLNMASLATDSDEYIPDDTSEVSGVGNVESYDGSTEGLAPDRLLYHQPNGGGWNVEYSDMLGPRYAGIGTLLSVGDGSYIGEGLRPVVMGEYNHAMGNSLGLVHEMWNEYIKPPVREATDRSGSDNPGSLVGSPELIPGPDDEPGDPDGAVVLGEGDAIEIRRDESLDVDVGFSVGATVSNVDADADAALVDEGRYSLELSDGEFVLSIGSDSTSAPLPEGGIDGWTTVVAVADDDELRLYVDGEQIAATSHSVSDLPAGDGPVRIGVDGDVSVTVDGVGIYDRAVSADEAGDADGTLTDGAVVAYDFGDLIRDQSLVGGFIWDWVNQDLNDVTEDGQEFQFYHSDGPDGAFCLNGLVWSDRDPQPEMWQLKHAHQPVGVADAAVEDGEIYVSNRFNFTTLEAVEGSWELTADDKTVETGELHLDLDPGETRRIDVGVEAPDDPEPGVEYRLTVRFALAEETDYADAGHEVAFEQLEVPVDAPEPAPESLDAMPSLSVDEDDVEVAISGEGFEYVVDADAGTLSSMEYDGSELLDRGPLFNAWRAPIMNEIQAWGSNPATTWYDAGLDDLSHTIESVETSAVDDSLVEVEVDGFTAGTELPPPLLTPDASGEGNDGEVVGDPDIVSGQSGQAVALDGESQYVNAGNDASVDFGAPDFTIQARFKGLPTNGTHNPFVSKGDHQYALKVSDSNQLQFFVYQNTWITLNEPVPSDFAEDEWHTLTGVATENELQLYLDGELLGSSSHDATSINQSAFPVHVGHNAENANRYTETTIDEVRMYDRALSASEISSGFDEPPESAVLWYELDEFEEGESTEMGFETQYRYRIYGSGDVQMSVEADPNEPLRNTVSGWLPKVGVQLELPERFEEFEWYGRGELETYPDRKWGVPIGRYEGAVDEQYVPYLPPTDNGNKAQTRWATLSDGDVSLLGIPGDEDANVSLEQWSNLDEAEHQYELEERGSVGFNLDHRVTGVGGTPTDPIERYQVEVEPTAFSVVLRPFDPDEADPMALANRRLPDADE